The Maylandia zebra isolate NMK-2024a linkage group LG4, Mzebra_GT3a, whole genome shotgun sequence genome segment TAGTTTTCATAAGTATTTGAATACATGTTTATAGATTATTCTTTTTAAAGCTGCAATTGTTAATGTAAAATAGCTGAGCTAAAACTGAGTAAGTTTTTAATAACACTGAAACCTCTGAGTGAGAATTAGAGAGCTTTTAGGACACACAGCTTGAGCTATGCAGCTAAACGTCGGGCTGCTAAAGTTTCAGTTTCAAATGAGCTCACAGACGGTTCAGAGTTAACTGAAAGATGCTGAAGTttagctgcaggtgtgtgtgcgAGCATTAAGGGGGTATCTTGAAATATAATGACTGGAATTTCCTTGTCTGGTTGTCTTTCTAAGAACTATAACTGACAGCATATTCAAACAAAAATTAGCTTTTCATAaagtcggaggtttcttcctgtgaaaAAGGAGCTTATCATTCCCGTTGTCGCCAAGTGCTCACTCACATGGGGTCGTTTGATTATTGGGGTTTCTTTCAATAACATCGTTGAGatttatagaaataaaactgaactgaatttccCCCAAACtgcaaatataacggtgtacagaaagagttgaacgcgcacgggcagaaatgttgagagcgcaagcaacacattgcgagcaagcgcaaatgcaaaaaactgagcgagaggggctgttattgtgtgtgtgtgtggataatagcaaacactgaaatacattttcgCACGCAGCTATGAATTTTGCTGAAATTCAATGAATTACTCCTCAAAATGCAATGCAACACTTGCGCTCaattttacgtgcgctcagaatagtggcacaaaagtAACGCCATACTCTAAGCCCTGGATAGCTGAAGTTTTAGCCACGTCGCCTTTGTTATTTCCATGTTCAGCTGGGTGAAGGGGCTTTAAGCATCTGATTAGCATTAGGTTACAAATGTTTTCATGGTGGTCATCCTGGAGTTTGTGTGTCTTCATTGAGCATGACTGCCTATGTGTGAAAACAGACATGAACATGAAACCCAGCGGCTCATAACTGGACATGTATGAGGATGATTGGCTGCTCATCAGTCAAACAACATCTGAGAATGTTTTATAAAAGCAGGTGTGTACAAAGAGGGAAAACCCTAGATTGCACCACAGCAGCGTTTTCAAAGGTTATTGACTTTAAAAAGCTCCCATAGAGCACTTCATATACTAACGTAAACCTGCTCACACTAAAGCCGAGACTTGTACCtgtggtgtggtgatgatgatggctCCATCAACATGGGTGGCGCTTAGGTACTGGACGATGGACAGGTGTTCGTCAGAGGTGCCGGGTGGAGTGTCTACGATGAGGTAATCCAGTTCCCCCCAGTCCACATCCCTTaaaaactgcttaatgatcccTGATTGGACACAAGCACCACACAGGTTGTTGCTATGTGAGATCTGGAAACATGAGCatctcacatacacacatcacATTACCGCACCATTTTTCTTGGGTCCTCTCCAGATCACAGCATCATCCGGACTACTTAGCAGGAAGCCAATAGACATGACTGCCAGGTTGTCCTCCACATACTGCAACACAACGCAGAGGCCCCTGTTTTATTATGCTTAAATAAGGAAAataattacaaataaataaataaatagttcaaATCAGCTCACCACAGGGGACCATCCAGAGCCACTCTGGTGAACCTACACAGGAGACGACAGAAAGACAGCTCAATCTTTGTGTCCATGTGAGATTATGATTAAAATGTTGCACCAATAGATATAACAGCCGTTTCTGACAGCTGCCTACTGACTTACTTGCTCTCCCTCTAAACCCACGATCCTTGGAATGGATGGACCACAGATGTCTACATCAAGCAGGGCAatctaaaaaaaggaaaaagaaagtggAAGCATGAAAAATCGGCAGTCCAGTATAATGAAGGCAACTGTCTCCCGAAAGGCTACACAAGGCATTTCCTGTCTGCTTGACTGGGCAGCACATCAAAACAATGGGGCTGTATCCCAGCACTAGGAGCCATCCTAAAGCATTGCTTTATCAGCATTTTCTCTGAGGAACTGCTAAAACTTTGGGAAGTGGAATGTTTTGCGTGGGAGTGTCCAGTTGATCCCCTTACTATGGATGACATCATTGTGAATGAACCTTTGTACTCCAGTGGTTTATGGGTAACAGTCAAAGATAAAAACTCCTGCTAAGTCTAACATGAGATTTTCTTTCAACTAAGAAATAATGATTTACGCAAACTACACTAAGTTTTCATATGTCAAATTCACCTATATTCAGCCTAAGAAACAACTTTATgtaatacagtggtccctcgctataacacgATCCCTTTACCTTTCGCagcctcgctgtttcgcagatttgctttgtgcaattttgcatgcttcTCCCCCCAGCGAATTATGTTCtgtgtcctgattggctgtagccATTGTCACTCAATCTCATGCCGTGTCTCCtctacagtacagaatgcgttcagcttgtcaaatttacataaatctttgatCGCTAGCaatgtgactctgaagtgctgcactgtatgtaagttttctccccaacaaacacaacagtgtcgacgaaacgttttgcaccgtcaaaggcaACCGCGggtgcctttggtttcattctataatactgaaGTTAGCTCTCTACCGAGGTTTcaaagtgtttaaacaagagagaaaagtgtgaaaatcatGCCATCAAGTACATTCAGGTCTGACGAGCAGGTTTTTGGTTTGATCATTAATTCTGGCGAACTGCACAGATATTGCAAATTCATCAAAGTATTTTAAGCCGTGCAGATTTAAGGAAAGCAACATCTCTGGTATGACTGGATTGCCAGTTTGACACTAACAAAGTGTTATTAACAGAATACTTTAAACAGAAGACAGTGGTGTACATCTTACGGAAGAAAGATGAGGACAGATTCTAGAAAAATGCCCTGACAGATGTCTAAAAAACTGATTCTCCCACACATACCTCCGGGTGAGACAGCAATAGTCAATAtgagatacttttttttttttttttttaaagaaatgtacaTAAACTTAACAATATATACAATGATTTCTATTGAGATGCCTCTGATGCAGGACCGGAGCCTGACTTTCATTAAATTTAAAGTGCTGTTGAGCACTTTGCCATCAGAGGCTAAGATATTACCGCCGATATTAGAAACTTTACTCTGAAAACAACGAGGAAACTTTACTTTAAGAGCAAAGAAGAAATTTGTTAGATTTAGTTCTTCAGGCTTCCTGAAGtctttcacagttttatctTTGGACACTGGCTTCTTTTTCACTAATCTTCACTCCCGCCCTTCTCCCTGATCCCTCTCAGAGGaatgtgtttttggtttgttcagccacttaacactgacctatgaatcattcaagcatattTTATCTTTATGCACTTTCTTATTAggggcctgtcacaaaaacacatgattTGTTCCCATTACTTTAGTTGAATCCAcaaaaaatccccaaaacaaacataagacaGTTTGACAGGAATAAAATAGGATTTTTGCACCAACATGGTGATTCACAAATAAATCCAGCAACGGCCTGACACAGGACCCAAGATATGAATCTGCCCCTCCAGTTTATCCATCTACGGTTCATTGAAGGCTCATCATGGTTTCAGTGAAACGGTGGCGGTCAAGAAGCTACTCTTTGGAAATGAGCTTGTGGCAGTAATTTGATAAGAATGAGAGATACTGTTAGATAAATTAGGACAAGAGGCAAACATATTACCTCCAATATTAAAAACTTtactgtggggggaaaaaacaactcAACTCTTCCAGAGTAAAGAAGAAATTTGTTAGATTTAGAAAGTGGAAATGTTCAATAGTTTATCGGTGGAtacgaataaaaaaaaaaaaaaagcagaattatGCTGAATATTGTTAATAAGTTGTGAGATGTAGGATTGTCTGCTTCATTTTAGTTCGTTGCTGCAATAATGAAGTGAATTCTTATAGATTTCAAAGTCAGTTTATGATGATTTATGATTTTCTCTCTCAGCTCATTTGAGAAACGGCATCAGAAAAGTTGTCCAGCACTTCATCTCATGCGGGAGATAGAGCAGGAGATATGGAATTAAAAACTCAGATAACTGATGCAGATTtacagctgaaaatgttttctatAAAACAGCGATCCCACCACCTGCCTGTTTGTACAGGTCAAATAAAACTACTGGTGGCGGCCAGTGgtacccctcagcctcctagcAGATACATCTGTGGTGCCAGTTTTAAAATCCTAGTTGACGTCCTTCTTGAGTTATCGCACACGGGTGTCCATGTCGCCGTCCGGCAGGAAGCCAGCAATGAtcccatcagccttttatggCTGCAAGTTAATAAAAACTTTAATGACTTGGTAATGCTTTAATAAGCCCTGTGTTAGCCGTATCACCAAGACAGGTGTCAGTAATAATgccaataataataaatatttgtaCATCAAGGGATGTGTGCAGTAAATTATAGGTAGTGATGGAGGCAATGAGATAAGGTGGGTTTAATGTGTGAAAGAGTGCTGCATCTGTAAGGTTTGCTTACTGGCTTGCTGCTGGTGTCAGTTCTGttattaataattataataataattccaCTGCATTCCACTGTTAATAACAGGTTGTGATTATGTGATTAACATTGTATAATACTATCggaaaaaagtgaaatgaaaaacagcagctgaGCAAAATTTTGACACAAGTTCTTTTATCAGCCTGGGACTGAGAGCTGTCCTGCTCATGTCAACAATCGAGTGTCAAGTTCGCTGCTTACAGTAAACATACATGTAGCACTCACTCTGCAACTGATGcaagacaaataaaaacattaatttgATTAACATTAATTAAACACTGTTGCCCTGTTCAACTTGAAACTGTGAAAGCTACACAAGAAACTGGCGTATAAAGAGAGATATCTCACAGAAAAACTGCAGGAGACATAGACTAATAACCTGAGGCATCTAACTCCATCCTACTGGTTAATATAATCTATCATTGTTTTGAATGGAACTAATAAATTTCTTCCTTGATTAAGCTGTGGCTTCTTTTAGAGTGATAGCACTGTGTTCCTTGTTATCGCTGGGTTTCAATGATCGATTTTCCAATTCAAATCAAttttagcttgaataaagcgatattgATTTAAACCctgaattgatttttaaatataaatgtattttgccagaaatgccagaatctcaggttaaagctaaAACAGCAAATACGAGCAGGTAAACAGATTCCACACAAAGCTCCACACAGTGAGTtgtcggctttctcacccgacagcacggacacgccgtcggtgCTGATAGCTCACAGCTCACTGATTATACagttgcaggttttgtctctctcagaccaaaattcactgaagcAGCAACAAAAGAAGATCCTTCTTACTAttgctgtttttcttccaccatgataaaaatcacacttcccgcacagctctttctctctctcagtgtacttcaagaacagtttcccatctcaaatatccgttttctgcattatttgctTGCTTATTACGCAAAAAGTGTACCGTTGTGTACAGCGTGTCAGcgacaagaaagcctaatttcttCTGTTCAATAccgaagaaatttaaactttttaaaattataccaAATTGCAAAATgtttagctgtgtctctaataaaacctctgtaactttgctctgcttcacttcagcagcatcaggtaatattcatatgttgattcatgtttttttcagcttattatctattacagaatatttttaatgtttttaaattaatttaatcatctgctataaaaatccaggccaggaacaccttcatgtttttctgtgctttatccccagttactttgacacaaaggaatctgctgtgatgctcacacctctgatgaagtctcacaaaagtcaatactgataaatgatcagaattaaaatatttctgactgtctgaggcaaaatttcccagattcaaatcgaatcggGACCCTGTGAATCCGAATCAAACctattatagaaatcagtgacgaccCACAGCCATGTTCCTTGTGTAACACAATTTACTTTCAGAATTCAAATATATTGTTACTCTATGTCTGCAGTGACCTCTAGTAGTCAgtgtattttaatgttttatatgaGAGCATCAGGATTTACACACACTAGCTACTTTGGACACCACTTGTTAATGCAAATGTGTAAATATAATAGCCAATCACACGGCAGCATTTAGTCAATGCAACCTGCTGAATTTCAAACAAGCGGCAGTTCTCTGAGTGAAAATGCTTGTTGAGGTCAGAGGTAGAAGGAGAACCGACCGACCAAGCTAACAGGAAGGGAACAGTAACAAAAATAACCACTCATTAACCACTCGttgtgggtggctgtagctcaggtggtagaaatcatctcaaactcgattcttgaacatgacaattaCTGATATTCTGTATTACCTCCTTTGTGGTGTCACTTGCCAGAGCGTGAGCCAAGTGAGCGCTAAAGGTGCTCTTCCCCACACCTCCTTTTCCAGACAACACGAGGATCTTGTGTTTGACTGTTGACAGCTTCTCTCCTATCTCTGCTATAGCTGCAGACACACGGGAACGAGATGTTTTAAGCTCTTAACTAATCCCCTAATGTATCTGCTGAAGCCCAAATATGTATCAAAATATTAAAGTGATGAGATAATAGCACACGGTCTTACCAGGGTCAGGGGCTTTTGTGGCTCCAGAGGCACAGAGTTTCTGGTTGGGACAGCCCTGGCATGGTGCAGACTTGCCAGCTTGCTCACTTGTTGTACCCGGACAGTCTAACAAGGATAAAACAGAATCCAGTCATCAAGATCTGAGCACCTTAAAGAGACCTAAATATCCTAGATCTGCTTCGAGTGGTTGtcgttaaaataaaatgtggttGAACAAAATATCTAGAATCTCTGCAAAGTCTGATTGGCGCTTGACTGTCTTTAATATTCAGGTGAGAAATTGGTTCAGATGTTCAGGAACAATGCAGGAACCACTAAGGGTCAAGCCTGCCGTAAAGTGGAAACTGCTAAAACACCAGCatcactacagggagtgcagaattattaggcaagttgtatttttgaggaataattctattattgaacaacaaccatgttctcaatgaacccaaaaaactcattaatatcaaagctgaatgtttttggaagtagtttttagtttgtttttagttttagctattttagggggatatctgtgtgtgcaggtgattATTActatgcataattattaggcaacttaacaaaaaacaaatatatacccatttcaattatttatttttaccagtaaaACCagtataacatctccacattcacaaatatacatttctgacattcaaaaacaaaacaaaaacaaatcagcgaccaatatagccacctgtctttgcaaggacactcaaaagcctgccatccatggattctgtcagtgttttgatctgttcaccatcaacattgcgtgcagcagcaaccacagcctcccagacactgttcagagaggtgtactgttgtccctccttgtaaatctcacatttgatgatggaccacaggttctcaatggggtccagatcaggtgaacaaggaggccatgtcattagtttttcttcttttataccctttcttgccagccacgctgtggagtacttggacgcatgtgatggagcattgtcctgcatgaaaatcatgtttttcttgaaggatgcagacttcttcctgtaccactgcttgaagaaggtgtcttccagaaactggcagtagcatcctcaacccgaaaaggccccacaagctcatctttgatgataccagcccaaaccagtactccacctccaccttgctggcgtctgagtcggactggagctctctgccctttaccaatccagccacgggcccatccatctggcccatcaagactcactctcatttcatcagtccataaaaccttagaaaaaccagtcttgagatatttcttggcccagtcttgacgtttcagcttgtgtgtcttgttcagtggtggtcgtctttcagcctttcttaccttggctatgtctctgagtattgcacaccttgtgcttttgggcactccagtgatgttgcagctctgaaatatggccaaactggtggcaagtggcatcttggcagctgcacacttgacttttctcagttcatgggcagttattttgcgccttggtttttccacacgcttcttgcgaccctgttgactattttgaatgaaacgcttgattgttcgatgatcaggcttcagaagctttgcaattttgagactgctgcatccctctgcaagatatctcactatttttgacttttctgagcctgtcaagtccttcttttgacccattttgccaaaggaaaggacgttgcctaataattatgcacacctgatatagggtgttgatgtcattagaccacaccccttctcattacagagatgcacatcacctaatatgcttaattggtagtaggctttcaagcctatacagcttggagtaagacaacatgcctGAAGAgaatgatgtggacaaaatactcatttgcctaataattctgcactccctgtattcacAGTAAAGCGAGTTTTAATGTGAGGATGCCAACTAAGAAAGAAGTCCCTGCTCCAAAATCCACACCTTCAAACTTGACTGAAATTTATGAAGCGGACAAAATTATGAAGGAGGAGGATTACCTCCCAAGTCTTCAACTTCACCTTACATCAGCAGCTAATCTGGTAGCAGTTGGATGTTCTAACAGGAAAATTAagccaaacacacaaactggttTTGGAATGGATAAAGCAGACTAATATTAAGTCTTCCCGAAGCCCCAACCTCAACCCTACTGAAAATTACTACTTTACAGTTTTTCCTCAGTTGCTTTGGTGCATTTCTCACAACAGAATTAAACTTTGCACCATAGTTAGTTCAACCTTCACAACATGTAGTCGTTTTGGCACAACCTTGTGGCGGCTTCATGTTCATTGCCAAATGCCTTTGGACATGAAGCAGTTGAGTAAGTACAAATATCTAAAGAATGGTCACTTTTGACTTGCTATTCATCACTATCTCCCTGCTTTTATCATGAATGTCACAATTATTTATACTTGTACCGGTTGAATAGTCATTGTCCTTACAACTAATAGTCTTCATTTCATTGCTTGTGTCAGTGCACTCAAAATTGTTGAACATCTTGTCAAACAATTTGTACACCCATTTTGAAAACCCTATTTTTAAGGAGTTTCCATGAACATCTCCATAAATTACTTTTCTCAGGTGAACCTTATCTCACACTAATGaaaattggtgtgtgttactCTTACTTGCAACCAATGAAAAGCCTCTTCTACCCAGTCACAGGTGAATCGCGTTATAGTAACCCCTActctacatgtgtgtgtgtgtgtgtgtgtgtgtgtgtgtgtgtgtgtgtgtatatctctctctctctctctctctctctctcgcaccaggcaagaccccaggtgtaggctgtgtaaagatgccccagagacaatccagcacatagcagcagggtgcaagatgctagcaggcaaggcatacatggaatgccataaccaagtggccggcatagtgtacaggaacatctgtgccgagtataacctggaagtcccgaggtcaaaatgggagatgcccccaagggtggtggagaatgaccgagctaagatcctgtgggacttccagatacagacggacaaaatggtggtggctaaccaaccggacatagtggtggtaaacaaacagaagaagacggccgtagtgatcgatgtagcggttccgaatgacagcaacatcaggaagaaggaacacgagaagctcgagaaataccaagggctcagagaagagctcgagaggatgtggagggtgaaggtaatggtggtccccgtggtaatcggagcactaggtgcggtgactcccaagctaggcgagtggctccagcagatcccgggaataacatcggagatctctgtccagaagagcgcagtcctgggaacagctaagatactgcgcaggaccctcaagctcccaggcctctggtagaggacccgagcttgaaggataaaccgcccgcaggggcgtgctgggtgtttatcatattcatatatatatatatatatatatatataaataatgtaaACCAACAGACAGGATTGGCATGAGGTGCATACTGAATCTACAAAACTGCAGAACATGGAACGTCAGCCTTGTGGAAGAGGGGTGAGGATCGGTGGAGGACGAGGACAAAACCAGGTAAGAAGAGACCAACCACATAGACACGTTCCTGACTAAATCAGGGCAACACTTGTGGATCATGTGATAAACCATGGCCTCACAATGGCCGAGTCTGGTCGAAGGGTGCAGCCAAATGTTGGGAGAACTACTGTAAGTTCTATTATTCAGACATTTCGTCGGGAAAACAGGTGAGCATACTGTAATGTAGTTATTCAGCACAAACTAATTTGCTCTGCACTTTCATAGTCATACAGGAGACTTGCATTAGGACATGACCTCATAGATCTTTACATATAGACGTACTGtaactgaagtgcagacttGGCCCAGGTGTGGCATAGTGTGCTGTGGTACAATACAGTAATGCTGTAAAGAAAGGAGTTTTGAATGATAGTCCTGTAACAATTACTGTAAGCATGTTTGTgcttatttatgtttttgttttgtcatctGCATCTCAAAAAGGACTGCCAGACAACCTAGAAGAGGCGGAAGAGGTCCACTTTTGACTCCGCAGCAAGAGGAAACAATTTGTGCAACGGTGGCTGCAAACAACGCTTTGAGACTGAGAGAAATACAAAGAACTGTCGTAGAAGATGACACCATCTTCGGAAATATTCAGTCAATATCAATTTCCACCATAGACAGAGTCCTCAGATGGAATGAAATGTCCATGAAGCGATTGTACAAAGTACCATTTGAACGGAACAGCGATCAAGTGAAGGAGCTCCGTCACCAGTATGTACAGGTAAAACATGTTTGCATATGTACCTCTGTTTACTGTAAAAGTTTAGGCCATGTACTGGACTTACATTTATGCATGTTACTGTAATCCTATTTACAATTCAAACTGTACAATCTGTTGTGCCAAATGCACCATTACAGACTTTTTTTATTCTCATCCTTTGTATAGCGTATCCTGGAATTGAAGCCAGGGA includes the following:
- the nubp1 gene encoding cytosolic Fe-S cluster assembly factor nubp1, which encodes MADVPENAPEHCPGTTSEQAGKSAPCQGCPNQKLCASGATKAPDPAIAEIGEKLSTVKHKILVLSGKGGVGKSTFSAHLAHALASDTTKEIALLDVDICGPSIPRIVGLEGEQVHQSGSGWSPVYVEDNLAVMSIGFLLSSPDDAVIWRGPKKNGIIKQFLRDVDWGELDYLIVDTPPGTSDEHLSIVQYLSATHVDGAIIITTPQEVSLQDVRKEIRFCQKVKMPIIGVVENMSGFVCPKCKNTSQIFPPSTGGAEKMCADLKLPLLGKVPLDPRIARSCDEGRSFLSEVPDSPAAEAYQKIVKTIQDYCSNRVTEEQSTI